Proteins from a genomic interval of Nasonia vitripennis strain AsymCx chromosome 3, Nvit_psr_1.1, whole genome shotgun sequence:
- the LOC100122433 gene encoding epidermal growth factor receptor kinase substrate 8-like protein 1 isoform X1: MVEKERCDCLRIDSSTFPSSSDAYAAERKRDECRRPVWGEFLCSERPSAMPYYNSSSHGNSLYNKAMLKYCVSAESGPRDATSGPAVSSSAGGGGGGGGGGGGGGSGGGGRGAGESTYLMEHLATFTVTKETGIVYPADGMRRLLQLEKSNGIWSQKMQLRLERNWVLIMDNETGAVMERFPAALIQEPTAFTSRDPMELYNNILVFTVADDSGGQRAEMHIFQCQSVSAQDLVEDLKMLQAGKLVSAGSPRASRSHIPPPPALPPPEPPLNGVGGPRDPGFPPANNDGHHEDTSREENNDEVSSTSSDKYERDVTILNHCFDDIEKFIARLQHAAAASRELERRRRNRKSKKRNLGDGMLTMRAKPPPELEFIDIFQKFKLSFNLLAKLKAHIHDPNAPELVHFLFTPLALIVDASHDTNYEPNLPSKVVSPLLTREAVNLLMNCVTSKETELWHSLGDTWLVPREQWKAHVPPYHPVFMDGWSPDYPIPDDRDTSIHNDHLASLLNADKRKRDEIPDHQNDPYYAHREVEESHYSSDYLDYESREERANPEYFERGYDRGSELYGREEPRDRDRERDPRGAHSDISVDSIERGARAVGGAPAAAAVERAQEAWLDELVSRRTKIVQVTYPRTANNDKELTVVRGEYLEILDDSRKWWKARNSRGQVAHVPHTIVTPHNPAISPDSDVFNNPLYAARYQRQSHGYNYEDSEIDGANTSPGSETTHRAHAIPPPAPADWVRKERLGKKGDSIDSDKSDTCSDISSITRSDELDNISIPRFFESKANKSPPVPPPLPVFLNPPLLRPHSTIERVKNEEPAKERNQRDQVHEELKHVLTMLKEKRQMVDTSVPADNRENKKLPYEIQTWNEQRILRKVVNSRKTQEI; encoded by the exons ATGGTAGAAAAAGAAAG GTGCGACTGTCTGCGCATAGATTCGTCGACTTTTCCATCATCGTCCGATGCATACGcggcagagagaaagagagacgagtgCCGTCGACCCGTATGGGGAGAATTCTTATG CTCTGAGCGACCATCAGCCATGCCTTATTACAACTCCTCGAGCCATGGAAACTCCCTCTACAACAAGG CGATGTTGAAATATTGCGTCTCTGCAGAAAGCGGACCGAGAGATGCGACGTCGGGACCGGCTGTATCCAGCTCAGCtggtggaggaggaggaggaggaggaggaggaggaggtggtggcagcggcggcggaggTCGAGGCGCCGGCGAATCGACGTATCTGATGGAACATCTGGCGACCTTCACAGTGACCAAGGAGACGGGAATCGTGTATCCGGCCGATGGTATGAGGAGACTGTTGCAACTGGAGAAGAGCAATGGAATTTGGAGCCAGAAGATGCAGCTCAGGCTCGAGCGCAATTGGGTCCTCATTATGGATAACGAGACGGGG GCGGTGATGGAACGGTTCCCAGCGGCCTTGATCCAGGAGCCCACGGCCTTCACCTCCCGCGACCCGATGGAGCTGTACAACAACATCCTGGTGTTCACCGTCGCGGACGACAGCGGTGGCCAACGCGCCGAGATGCACATCTTCCAGTGCCAGAGTGTCTCGGCTCAGGACCTCGTAGAGGACCTCAAGATGCTGCAGGCCGGAAAGCTCGTAAGCGCCGGTTCGCCTAGAGCTTCACGTTCCCACATACCGCCCCCACCGGCTCTGCCGCCACCAGAACCACCGCTCAACGGAGTAGGAGGACCCAGGGATCCCGGATTTCCACCTGCTAATA ATGACGGCCACCACGAGGACACGTCTCGAGAAGAAAACAACGACGAAGTCTCGTCTACCTCCTCGGACAAGTACGAGCGCGACGTGACGATCCTGAACCACTGCTTCGACGACATCGAGAAGTTCATCGCGAGATTGCAGCACGCGGCCGCGGCGTCTCGCGAGCTCGAGCGCCGTAGGCGCAATCGCAAGTCGAAGAAGCGCAATCTGGGTGACGGCATGTTAACAATGCGCGCCAAGCCACCTCCGGAGCTCGAGTTCATCGACATCTTCCAAAAGTTCAAGCTCTCGTTCAACTTGCTGGCCAAGCTCAAGGCTCACATTCACGACCCGAACGCGCCGGAGCTCGTGCACTTCCTCTTCACGCCCCTGGCTCTAATCGTCGACGCTTCGCACGACACCAACTACGAGCCCAACCTGCCGTCCAAGGTCGTGTCGCCGCTGTTAACACGCGAGGCAGTGAATTTGTTGATGAATTGCGTCACTAGCAAGGAGACCGAACTATGGCACTCGTTGGGCGACACCTGGTTGGTACCGCGTGAGCAGTGGAAGGCGCACGTGCCACCGTATCATCCAGTGTTTATGGATGGATGGTCTCCCGACTACCCGATTCCTGATGACAGGGATACTTCGATACATAACGATCATTTGGCATCTTTGCTCAACGCTGACAAACGCAAAAGGGACGAGATTCCTGATCATCAAAATGATCCATACTACGCCCACAG AGAAGTCGAAGAGTCACACTACAGCAGCGATTACCTGGACTATGAAAGTCGCGAAGAGAGAGCAAATCCAGAATACTTCGAGCGTGGTTACGACCGGGGTTCGGAGCTCTATGGCCGCGAGGAGCCACGTGACAGGGACCGCGAACGTGATCCGCGAGGTGCGCACAGCGATATATCCGTCGACTCGATCGAGCGAGGCGCTCGAGCCGTGGGTggtgctcctgctgctgcggcCGTCGAACGGGCCCAGGAGGCCTGGCTGGATGAATTGGTGTCAAGACGCACCAAGATTGTGCAGGTCACCTATCCTCGTACTGCCAACAATGACAAGGAGCTAACCGTTGTCAGGGGCGAGTACCTAGAGATCCTCGATGACAGCCGTAAATGGTGGAAGGCGAGGAACTCCCGCGGACAGGTGGCACACGTGCCACACACGATTGTCACCCCACACAACCCTGCCATCTCACCTGATAGTGATGTGTTTAATAATCCTCTGTATGCGGCTAGATATCAGAGGCAGTCGCACGGCTACAATTACGAG GATTCAGAGATCGACGGTGCCAATACTAGTCCTGGATCGGAAACGACTCACCGAGCCCATGCGATTCCTCCGCCAGCTCCCGCAGATTGGGTGCGCAAGGAGCGACTTGGCAAGAAAG GTGATTCTATTGATTCGGATAAAAGCGATACTTGTAGCGATATTTCGAGCATAACAAGAAGTGATGAGCTTGATAACATATCGATCCCAAGATTTTTTGAATCAAAAGCGAATAAATCACCGCCAGTTCCACCCCCATTACCAGTGTTTTTAAATCCACCCTTGTTAAGACCACACAGTACCATTGAGCGAGTCAAAAATGAGGAACCAGCAAAAG AAAGAAATCAAAGAGACCAAGTTCACGAGGAATTAAAACACGTGTTAACAATGCTAAAAGAAAAAAGGCAAATGGTTGATACATCTGTACCGGCGGATAATCGagaaaacaagaaattacCGTATGAGATTCAAACGTGGAATGAGCAGAGGATTTTACGAAAGGTAGTCAATTCAAGAAAAACACAAGAGATTTGA